ACCAGGAGCAGCAGCACCGTCGCGTGTGCCATGCCGAGCCCGGCAAGGCCGTCCAGCGAGAAGGACAGCGCGACCATGCCGACCGACAGCATGAGATAGCCGGCAAAGTCGAACCGGCCGATCGAGGCGGCGCGGCTGTCGGGCATGTGGGTATAGGTCAGGATGCAGCCGATGATGCCGATCGGCACATTGATGAGGAACACCCAGTGCCAGGAGGCGACCTGCACCAGCCAGCCGCCGAGCGTCGGTCCGATCAGCGGCCCGAGCAGGCCGGGAATGGCGATGAAGCTCATAGCCGGCAGGAATTCCTCGCGCGGCACGGCGCGCATCACGGCAAGCCGGCCGACCGGCAGCAGCATGGCGCCGCCGAAGCCCTGGACGATGCGGGTCAGCACGAGCTCGGTGAGCGTGCGCGACACGGCGCAGCCGATCGACCCGAGCGTGAACAGAATGATCGCCGCCATGAACACCTGGCGCGTGCCGAACCGGTCGGCGATCCAACCCGAAGCGGGGATCAGCATGGCCATGGTGAGCGAATAGGCAATCACCACGAAATGCATGCGCAGCGGGTTTTCGCCGAGGCTCGCCGCGATCGCCGGCAGCGCCGTGTTGACGATCGTCGAGTCGAGCATCTGCATGAAGAAGCCGACGGCGACGACCCAGAGGAAGATCTGCGATGCTGTCTGCCGTTCGGCCATGCCGGCGCCCGCCTTTTTCTCACGTGACGGACAGGACGCGCCGTCCGGCGCCGACGGCGGGCTATTCGGCCGCCACCGTGCCCTCGCCCGGATGCCCTTCGTCCGGATGCTGCTCGTCCGGATGCATGTCGCCGGCCGGCTCCTCGTCGCCCTGGCCGCTGCCGGCAAAACCCAGAATGAGCGCCTGGGCCGACGCCAGCTTCGAGGCCGGCGCAGCGGGCTTGCCCGACGTCTTCGGGCTGCCGGCGGCGGTGCGCCAGCCGACGCCGGCGATCGCCACCGTCCGATTGCCCCGGAAATCGGCTTCGCTGCGAATGAGCCCCTGCTCGGCCATATAGGTCAGGAGCCAGCGGCCGCGCGACGGCGAGTGGCTGCCATAGGCCCGCGCCAGCGCCTCGTCGGGCGGGCAGACCGCGCCTTCGCGCGCCGCCCGGGCGATCATCAGGAAGACGCCCTGCATCTCCTCCGGCAGGCTTTCCGACACGGAGAGCACCTGCTGCCAGGCCGCATCGCCCTCTTCGGCCGTGATGCCGGCGCGCGCCAGGGCAAGGCGCCGGCGGAACGACGACATGTCCTGGCCGAACGTGCCGAGCTTCTTCAGGCGGCAATGGAACTGGAAATCCTGGTAGAGCAGCGGCACCGGCCGGAACGCGGCCTCGGGATCCGACAAGAGCTCGGCATAGATGCCGTCGATCAGCGCCTGCCGCTCCTCCTCCGAACGCGGGTCGGTTTCCGGCTCCGCGCCCGCCTCCGGCATCCGGCCCGTCTCGATGCGCCGCATCAACTCGGCGGTGGCGATCGCCCGCGCCGGATTGGGCGTCGGCATGGGCAGCACGTCGCCCGCCGGGTCGAAGATCAGGTCCTCGAGCGCATCGCGCGGCGTTTCCGGCAGCGGCATCAGCGAGGGCCGGCCCGAGCGGCCGGCCGTGTCGACGCTGCCGATCCGGACCTGCAGCGGCCGGCGCGACAGGGCGGGCCCGAGCGCCACGAACTGGCCGGGCTCGAGATCGCGGAAGGCTTCGGCCTGGCGCCGCTCCATGCCGAGCAGGTCGGCCGCCCGCGCCATGTCGATGTCGAGGAAGGTGCGCCCCATCAGGAAGTTCGAGGCTTCGGCGGCGACGTTCTTGGCGAGCTTGGCGAGCCGCTGCGTGGCGATGATGCCGGCAAGACCGCGCTTGCGGCCACGGCACATCAGGTTGGTCATGGCGCCGAGGGAGGCCTTGCGCGCATCGTCGGCGACCTCGCCGGCAACCGCCGGGGCGAAGAGCTGCGCTTCGTCGACCGCGATCAGCATCGGGAACCAGACCGTGCGATCGGCATCGAACAGGCCGTTGAGGAAGGCCGCCGCGCAGCGCATCTGCTCCTCGGCGTCAAGGCCCTCGAGATTGAGCACGACGGAGGCCCGGTGCTGGCGGATGCGGTTGGCGATCCGCTGCAGTTCGCCGGGCGAGCGCTCGGCATCGACCACGGTATGGCCGAAGCGCTCGGAAAAGGAGACGAAATCCCCCTCCGGATCGATGATGGCCTGCTGCACCCAAGGGGCGCTCTGCTCCAGGAGCCGGCGCAGCAGATGCGATTTGCCGGACCCGGAATTGCCCTGCACCAGCAGGCGGGTTGAAAGCAGCTCCTCCAGATCGAGCCTGGCGGGCTCGCCCGCCGATGTCATCCCGAGCTCGATGCCGACTTTCATTCCACCTCGCATAGCGCCGAACGGCCGGCACGATATCACGGCCGGCGGGTGCGGTGGACCGCCCCTCGCGTCCTCCACAGGAGATCCCAGCCATGCCGGCGCGGCCTTGGTGGCCGGCGTCGTCAGGACCGAATCGCTGCCCGCACCGCGCTCTTCATACTATGCCCGGCGCGGGATGGCGCGACCGCCCCGCCGTCACGCGACGCCGCGCCGGCGTCCTTCCCAATAGGGCGCGCGCAGCACCTTGCGGTCGATCTTGCCGAGCCCGGTCACGGGAATGGCGTCGACGAACTGGACCGATTTCGGCGACCAGGGCGCGCCGCGCAGCGCCTTCACATGCGCCTGGAGCTCTTCCGCCGCCGCGGCCGCTCCCGGTTTCAGCACCACGAAGGCGGTCACCGCCTCGCCCCATTTCTCGTCGGGAATGCCGATCACCGCGGCCGAGGCGACGGCGGCATGCGCCATCAGGGCATCCTCGACCTCGCGCGGATAGATGTTGAAGCCGCCCGAGATGATCATGTCCTTGGTGCGGTCGACGATGTAGAGATAGCCGTCGGCGTCGCGCACCGCGACATCACCGGTATGGAGCCAGCCGCCGCGCAGGGTTTCCTCGGTCGCGTCCGGCCGCTTCCAGTAGCCCGACATGACCAGCGGCCCACGCACGCAGATCTCCCCGGGCTCGCCCACCGCCACTTCGCGCATGTCCTGATCGAACAGCTTGACGTCCACGAAGGGGCTCGGCCGGCCGCAGGAGCCGAGCCGCTCCGGCCGCGCGAGGTCGTGGTCGACCTTGCGCAGGGTGGTGATGCATTGCGGCGCCTCGGTCTGGCCGTAGAGCTGCACAAAAACCTGGCCGAACAGGCCCATCGCCTCCTTCAGGCGGTCCGGCGACATCGGCGCCGCGCCATAGACGATCATGTCGAGCGAGGAGAGGTCGTAGCGCGCCCGCACCTCGTGCTGGTCGATCAGCGCATAGATCAGCGTCGGCACCAGGAAGGTCGCGGTGATGCGCTCCTCGGCGACGACCCGGCAATAGGTCTCAGCGTCGAAGCCCTGAACGAGGCGGACATAGCCGCCGCGATACATGACGGGATAGATGGTGACGCCGGCGGCGTGGCTGATCGGGGTTGCCGCGAGATAGCGGATCTCGGCCGGCCAGTCCCAGTCGCCATAGAGCAGGAGCGTCATGGTGACCACGGCGCGGTGCGGCAGCATCACGCCTTTCGACCGTCCGGTCGTGCCGCCGGTATAGGCGAGCCAGCCGATATCCTCCGCTTCGCTCTCGTCGACGAGCGGCGCGGGTTCCGCAGCGGCAGCCTCTGCCAGGATGTCGCGCACGCCCTCCATCGGCCCGAACGACATCAGATGTTTCAGCGTCGGCACGCGCGCCCGGATCGCCTGGCCGCGCGGCCCGAACTTTCCGCCGTCGACGATCAGGATGTCGATGTCCGCATCCTCGACGATGAAGGCCTGGTCGTCCTCGGCGGCGAGCGGATGCAGCGGCGTGTAGCGCAGGCCCATGATCAGCCCGGCGCACATGGCGGCCCAGGATTCGGCGCGGTTGCCGGCGAGAACCGAGAGCGCGTCGCCTTTTTTCAGGCCCATCGACCGGTAGACGGTGATGAACCGCCCGATCGCCGCCCCGAGCTCGCGATAGGACCAGCTGACCGTGCCGTCGGAGAGGGCCGGCCGGTCGCCGTGCCGGACAATGGCGCCAATCACGAGGGCGCCGATCGTCCCGCCCGAATGAAGGCTCTGCATGGCGTGCTCCCGGTAGCGGCGGCGCGGCCCGCGCGCCGCCTTGTCATCTTCGCCGGATTTCTGCATGGGCGACGCGCGACTGGCGAGCGGCATTTTCTTGACGCCCATCGGCCGAACGGCGGATACCGGCGAACGGCGGCCCGCTTCTTCCTGACGGCCGGCGGACGGAACCCGTGGTAGCAACCGGGGTTTACTGCACGAATTGCGCTCCATCAGATTGACATGATTAATGATCTGCTATCGGAATTCTTCACATTCTGGGCCCGTTCGTCATAATTTAACCCCATCGCCACCATTGTATCGTCGTTGAAAGGTAAGCGTGAATGGCGTTCCGGCGGCGGGCTAAATCCCGAACCTATCTCTGCGTAGTTTCGGCAATACTCGGCGTTGCTGGCCACGATTCTGCCTACGCGCAAAGTTTTTTTGGACTATTCGGAAGCGACAGGCCGCAAGTCGTCGCCAATGCCCTCGCCTATCAAGTGACGGTCAAGGGCCTGGATAGCGACAAGGACGCCGCCGCGGCGATCAACGACGTTTCGATACTCTATCGTCTGCGCAACGAGGCGCCCGCCGACAGCGATGAATTGTTGCGTCGGGCCGAAAGCGACTTGCCGCGCATCACCGACGCCATGTGGGGCGCGGGCTATTATGCGGCGCGCGTCACCATCGTCGTCGCCGGCCAGCCGCTGGCCGCCGGCCGGCCGGTCGAGCCCGGGCCGCGGCCCGGGCTCGACCGCTTCAAGGGGCGGGCGCTGGTGCCCGTCGATATCGTGGTCGATCCGGGACCGCTCTACAAGTTCGGCCGTGTCGAGGTGATCGACGAGCGCAGCGGGGCCCCTTTCGCGCCCTCGGTGCTACCGGCGCGCATCGTCACGCTGAAAACCGGCGACCCGGCCCGCACCTCCGGCCTGCTGGCGGCGGCGGCTCAGCTTTCCGACCATTTCCGTGGCCTCAGCCACCCCTTCGTCAAGGTGGTCAGGCGCCAGCCGGTCATCGACCACCGCAGCCATCAGGTCGATGTGGTGCTGGCGGTCGATCCCGGCCCGGTCGCCGGCATCGGCGGCATCGGCGTTTCCGGCACCCGCAACGTCGACCCCGCGGTGGTGCGCTCGTTCATCTATGCTGAGCGCGGCGACCCCTACTCGCCGAAAGCGGTCGCCGATATCAGGAAATCGGTCTCCCGCATCGAGGCGCTCGGCGGCGTCAGGGTGCGCGAGGGCACGGCGCTCGACAGCGACGGCAACCTGCCCCTCGACGTCGAAGTCACCGAGCGGCCGCCCAATCTGCTCGGCGCCTCCGTGCGCTATTCCACCGTCGACGGCCCGGCGCTGCGCGCCTACTGGGCTCATCGCAACCTGTTCGGCGGCGCCGAGCGGCTGCGCCTCGACGCCGATCTCTTCTATCTCCTCGCCAACCAGAAATGGCTCGGCGGCACCAATCGCGGTGGCTTCCGGCCCGAAAATCTCGGCGGCCGCCTGGCCGCCTCCTTCATCAAGCCGGCGCTCTGGGGCACCCGCAACGACTTGCTAATCGACGCCTCGTTCCTGCGTGAGCGCACCGAGTTCTATTCGAGCAACGTCACCAGCGCGACGGTCGCGATCCGCCACCGCTTCACCGACGCCTTCTCGGTGCAGGCCGGCATCGAGGGCCAGATCGGCCAGTCGATCGATCCGCTCGGCCGCAACAATTACGGCGTGGTCGGCCTGCCCATCTCGGTGACCTACGATTCCACCGACCGGCCGCTCGATCCCACGCGCGGCATCCGTGTCATCGCCTCGTTCACGCCCTATAAGGGGTTCCGCGACGCACCCTCGTTCTTCGGCGTCGGCCGCGTCCAGGCCTCGACCTACTATTCGCTCGACGAGGCCGCCCGCTACATCCTGGCCGTGCGCGTCGCCTTCGCCTCCATCGCCGGTGGCACGCTGCGCGACATTCCCGCGCCCATGCGTTTCTACGCCGGCGGCGGCGGCTCCGTGCGCGGCTACGACTACAAGAGCCTCGGCCCGCGCACGCCGGAGGGCTATGTCACCGGCGGCAAGAGCCTGTTCGAGGCCTCGCTCGAGGCCCGCATCAAGATCACCGACACGATCGGCATCGTGCCCTTCGTCGATATCGGCCAGGCCTTCGCCTCGTCCTTCCCCGATGGCTCGGAGCGCCTGAGGATCGGCGCGGGCCTCGGCCTGCGTTATTATACGTCGATCGGACCGATCCGCGTCGACTTCGCCGTACCCGTCTCCCGCCGCACCGGCGAGAGCGCCTACGCCATCTATGTCAGCCTCGGACAGGCCTTCTGATGACGCGAACGAAAAGCTCCAAGCCTTTCGGCCGGCGCTTCGGCCTTCGCCGGATCGGCCTCGCCTTCGCCCTGCTCGCCCTTGTGGTCGGCGGCCTGATGCTGCGCCCGACCGTGCCGCATGCCCAGGAAGACCAGGGTGTGCTGGCCGGCTTCATTTCCAAGCTGCTGTCGACGCCCACCTCCAAGGTCAATATCGGCGCGGTCGACGGCGCGCTGTCCTCGGACGCGACCATCCGCGACGTCTCGATCGCCGATGCCGACGGCGTCTTCCTGCGCATCGACCGGATCCGCCTCGTCTGGCGCCGCGCGGCGCTCCTGCTCGGCCGGATCGAGGTGCAGAACCTCGAAATCGGCAAGATCGAATTCGTCCGCAAGCCGAAACCCGGCGAGGAGGCGCCGCCATCCGACGGCCCGCTCCTGCCGGAAATACCGGTCAAGCTGCAGGTGGACCGATTCAAGCTCGGCGAGCTCTCGCTGGGTGAAACCATTCTCGGCGTCGCCGCCCGCTTCTCCGCCGAAGGCAATGCCAGCCTCGGCGCCCCTTCCGAAGGCCTGCAGGCGCTGCTCGACGTGCGCCGCCTCGATGCGCCCGGCCAGTCCAACATCAAGCTGCATTTTGCCCCCGCCACCCAGCAGCTCGACCTCTCCTTCCAGCACGACGAGCCGGCCGGTGGCATCGTCGCCCGCCTGATCGGCCTGCCGGGCCTGCCGCCGGTCAAGCTCGACCT
This portion of the bacterium YEK0313 genome encodes:
- the tamA gene encoding Translocation and assembly module TamA precursor codes for the protein MAFRRRAKSRTYLCVVSAILGVAGHDSAYAQSFFGLFGSDRPQVVANALAYQVTVKGLDSDKDAAAAINDVSILYRLRNEAPADSDELLRRAESDLPRITDAMWGAGYYAARVTIVVAGQPLAAGRPVEPGPRPGLDRFKGRALVPVDIVVDPGPLYKFGRVEVIDERSGAPFAPSVLPARIVTLKTGDPARTSGLLAAAAQLSDHFRGLSHPFVKVVRRQPVIDHRSHQVDVVLAVDPGPVAGIGGIGVSGTRNVDPAVVRSFIYAERGDPYSPKAVADIRKSVSRIEALGGVRVREGTALDSDGNLPLDVEVTERPPNLLGASVRYSTVDGPALRAYWAHRNLFGGAERLRLDADLFYLLANQKWLGGTNRGGFRPENLGGRLAASFIKPALWGTRNDLLIDASFLRERTEFYSSNVTSATVAIRHRFTDAFSVQAGIEGQIGQSIDPLGRNNYGVVGLPISVTYDSTDRPLDPTRGIRVIASFTPYKGFRDAPSFFGVGRVQASTYYSLDEAARYILAVRVAFASIAGGTLRDIPAPMRFYAGGGGSVRGYDYKSLGPRTPEGYVTGGKSLFEASLEARIKITDTIGIVPFVDIGQAFASSFPDGSERLRIGAGLGLRYYTSIGPIRVDFAVPVSRRTGESAYAIYVSLGQAF
- a CDS encoding AAA-like domain protein; this translates as MKVGIELGMTSAGEPARLDLEELLSTRLLVQGNSGSGKSHLLRRLLEQSAPWVQQAIIDPEGDFVSFSERFGHTVVDAERSPGELQRIANRIRQHRASVVLNLEGLDAEEQMRCAAAFLNGLFDADRTVWFPMLIAVDEAQLFAPAVAGEVADDARKASLGAMTNLMCRGRKRGLAGIIATQRLAKLAKNVAAEASNFLMGRTFLDIDMARAADLLGMERRQAEAFRDLEPGQFVALGPALSRRPLQVRIGSVDTAGRSGRPSLMPLPETPRDALEDLIFDPAGDVLPMPTPNPARAIATAELMRRIETGRMPEAGAEPETDPRSEEERQALIDGIYAELLSDPEAAFRPVPLLYQDFQFHCRLKKLGTFGQDMSSFRRRLALARAGITAEEGDAAWQQVLSVSESLPEEMQGVFLMIARAAREGAVCPPDEALARAYGSHSPSRGRWLLTYMAEQGLIRSEADFRGNRTVAIAGVGWRTAAGSPKTSGKPAAPASKLASAQALILGFAGSGQGDEEPAGDMHPDEQHPDEGHPGEGTVAAE
- the lcfB_12 gene encoding Long-chain-fatty-acid--CoA ligase, with amino-acid sequence MQSLHSGGTIGALVIGAIVRHGDRPALSDGTVSWSYRELGAAIGRFITVYRSMGLKKGDALSVLAGNRAESWAAMCAGLIMGLRYTPLHPLAAEDDQAFIVEDADIDILIVDGGKFGPRGQAIRARVPTLKHLMSFGPMEGVRDILAEAAAAEPAPLVDESEAEDIGWLAYTGGTTGRSKGVMLPHRAVVTMTLLLYGDWDWPAEIRYLAATPISHAAGVTIYPVMYRGGYVRLVQGFDAETYCRVVAEERITATFLVPTLIYALIDQHEVRARYDLSSLDMIVYGAAPMSPDRLKEAMGLFGQVFVQLYGQTEAPQCITTLRKVDHDLARPERLGSCGRPSPFVDVKLFDQDMREVAVGEPGEICVRGPLVMSGYWKRPDATEETLRGGWLHTGDVAVRDADGYLYIVDRTKDMIISGGFNIYPREVEDALMAHAAVASAAVIGIPDEKWGEAVTAFVVLKPGAAAAAEELQAHVKALRGAPWSPKSVQFVDAIPVTGLGKIDRKVLRAPYWEGRRRGVA